One segment of Acipenser ruthenus unplaced genomic scaffold, fAciRut3.2 maternal haplotype, whole genome shotgun sequence DNA contains the following:
- the LOC131730044 gene encoding 26S proteasome non-ATPase regulatory subunit 8-like produces MAARLKETASMYEQLKSEWNKKSPNLNKCGDILAKLKISLLELNFLPTTGTKLSKQQLILARDILEIGAQWSILKKLIPSFERYMAQLMCYYFDYKDELPDSAYKHQLLGLNLLFLLSQNRVAEFHTELERLSAKDIQSNVYIKHPVSLEQYLMEGSYNKVFLAKGNIPAESYTFFIDILLDTIRDEIAGCIEKAYEKILFSEATRVLFFSSPKKMTDYAKKRSWLLGPSNYYTFGSQQQKQEESSIPSTELAQQVIEYARQLEMIV; encoded by the exons ATGGCGGCGAGGCTGAAGGAGACGGCGAGCATGTACGAGCAACTGAAATCAGAGTGGAACAAGAAAAGCCCAAATTTAAACAAATGTGGCGACATTCTGGCAAAACTCAAG ATCTCTCTCTTGGAACTCAACTTTCTTCCAACCACAGGGACGAAGCTGAGCAAGCAGCAGCTCATTCTCGCCC GTGATATTCTGGAGATCGGCGCTCAGTGGAGTATTCTGAAGAAGCTCATCCCCTCCTTCGAGAGGTACATGGCTCAGCTCATGTGCTACTACTTCGACTACAA ggATGAGCTCCCAGACTCTGCCTATAAGCACCAGCTGCTGGGTCTGAACCTGCTGTTCCTGCTGTCTCAGAACCGCGTGGCCGAGTTCCACACAGAGCTGGAGCGGCTCAGCGCCAAGGACATCCAGAGCAACGTGTACATCAAGCACCCCGTGTCCCTGGAGCAG tacCTCATGGAGGGAAGCTATAACAAGGTGTTCCTGGCCAAGGGGAATATCCCAGCTGAGAGCTACACCTTCTTCATAGACATCCTGCTGGACACCATCCG ggacgAGATCGCCGGCTGCATCGAGAAGGCCTACGAGAAAATCCTCTTCAGTGAAGCCACCAGAGTCCTGTTCTTCAGCTCCCCCAAGAAGATGACTGACTACGCCAAGAAG CGCTCCTGGCTCCTGGGCCCCAGTAATTACTACACGTTTGGCAGCCAGCAGCAGAAGCAGGAGGAGTCGAGCATCCCCTCCACAGAGCTGGCCCAGCAAGTCATTGAGTACGCCAGGCAGCTGGAAATGATCGTCTGA